A window of Pullulanibacillus sp. KACC 23026 genomic DNA:
CTAAAGCGACATTCTTTATTTCAGGAGAATGGGCGGACCGGCACCAAGATTTAATAAAAGAACTGAAAACGGACGGGTTTGAAATCGAATCACATGGAATGACTCATGATACAAGTTATACGACTCTAAAGCCTAATGAGATCAAAAGAGATTTATCATTGGCCAATGAATCATTAACTAAAGCAGGTGCCGATACACCCAAATTTGTTCGTCCTCCTCTTGGAGCTGTAAATGAAACCACCGTACAATCAGCAGCAGAAATGAATCAACAAGTGATTATGTGGAATATCGATCCGCAAGATTATACCAATCCGGGGTATAAGGCCATTGTGGAAAGCGTTATGAATAATGCGAAGAAAGGGTCCATTATTCGTTTACATGCTTCGGATTCAGCAAGACAGACAGACCGTGCTCTTCCTCTCATCATTAAGGGATTAGAAGAGAAAGGCTATTCATTGGTCACGCTGTCCACATTAATTTCAGACTCAAAATCCACTTCTAACGTTATTAACTAGCCTTTCTGCACTTCCTCATTAAAATGCATGATTAATTTCAGTCCCCTTAAGGATGGGGACTTTTTATATTGGAATCACTCCCCTTGAAAAAGTGAAGTAGCTTGAGGATAAGAAAAGCGCCCACCTAAGCCTGAACATTCATGTTCACTTAGTGAGCGCTTTTTTAATTAGTTCTCTCTCGGGACGGTCAGCTTATGTAAGGTTAAAATCTGATAAGCGTTGCATGCTATTAGGGTTAGGCCAATCACACAAACAAGACTAAAATCCTTTTGGAAAAGGCCGACCAACCACTCAATGGTTGTAATGACAAACATAAAAAATATAGTAGGGACAAACGCATAGCTGTTCGTTGCTCGTTTTTTATAGTAGGCTGTCACCAGTGCGATTACTAAAAGGATAACAGGCAAGAGGAGGTCGCTAACGATCGATTCTCCATTTTTAGCAAAAGCTAAATGCCTAAAATAAACCAGATCAAACACAGCGAAAGCAATCAGCAGCCATTGTACATTTGCCCAAAGCGAATGCGAACCAAACATCCCTAGTGCGATCCTGTGAAGGGTGAGATAGGCAAAGAAGCCCATTTGACTAAGGACGCTGAACATTCCCCCAAAAACCATTAACACAAACACTTGAATGAGCGCACCTAGATAAGTACCCTTATGAATGGATTCAGACAGATGATGCCATTGTGTAAACAGACCCGCAAAGAAATAGACAAGTGCCCCAATTAATAATGTTTTAGTAAAGAATGATACCCATTTCTGTACATTCACGCGCTATGCCTCCACTCCTCTGTTAGCTCCATTTTACCCCGGACCATCCAAAATTGCTATGACTTATCTTCATTTTGTCCCAATATTTCGTCAATCCTGCCAAATGAAGAACCGGTTTTGGCTGTAAGAAAAAGTATAAAAATAAGTGTTCATCACATATTAAAGTTAGACTACTAAATATAGGAGTGACGACCATGAACCGATTCCTTACATCTATCGGGATGCTCAGTGCTTTCCTGCTTTTACTTTCCGGATGCGCTTCGCCTCCTTCGTCCTCTGGTTCTGCGCCCGATTATTCAAGTACGAAAAAAATGGTTGTCGACATGCTTAAAAGCGATGAAGGTAAGCAGGCTCTTAAAGATACTTTGTCGAGCGATGAATTTAAGAGTACCCTAGTCCTTGACAATCAAACCGTTAAACAAACCATTATTGATACAATGACATCTGATAAAGGGAAGGCCTTTTGGGAATCGCTTTTGAGTGACCCCGATTTTTCGAATAAACTTGCTAAAACAATGGCCTCGCAAAATAAAGCCCTTTTACAAGAACTCATGAAGGATCCAACTTATCAAGCCTCAATGATGGATATATTAAAATCACCAGATATGGAGAAAAATTATCTCGACTTAATGAAAACACAGCCCTTCCGCCAGCAAATGCAGAAAACATTAATTGAAACGGTTCAAAATCCCCTCTTTGCAACTCAGCTTGAGGATGCGATGCAAAAAGTCATTAAAGATCAGCTTAAGAGCAGCCAGAGCTCCAGTAAAAGCAGCGGAAGTAGCAGCAGTTCATAATAGGGAACCGACCTCTAACGAAAAAAAAGAGCCCAAGGGCTCTTTTTTATTAACGATTCTATAGTTTTTCAATAATGCGGCTTGCGATCTCTAAATAAATTTTTCCTATTGTGTGCTCACCGGCATAGACGGAAGGCGCAAATACTTCCGCTTCGGCATCAGGCTGTCCTAATGGAATTTGGCCAAGCAATTCCGTACCTAAAACTTCGCTTAGCTTCTCTCCACCGCCTTCGCCAAATACATATTCCCGCTCGCCTGTCTTTTTGCTCTCGAAATACGACATATTCTCAATGACCCCTAGGATCTCGTGCTCCGTTTTAACCGCCATAGCACCGGCCCGAGCCGCAACAAAGGCTGCCGTTGGGTGAGGTGTCGTCACAATAATCTCTTTACATTGCGGAATCATGGAGTGAATGTCCATCGCGACATCCCCTGTTCCTGGAGGCAAATCGAGTAAGAGATAATCAAGATCTCCCCAATCCACTTCGCCGAAAAAGTTATTGAGCATTTTTCCTAGCATTGGCCCTCTCCAAATAACAGGAGAGTTATCTTCAACAAAGAACCCCATCGAAATCACTTTTACCCCAAAACGCTCAACAGGTAAAATCCGTTTATTCGCTACTTTTGGACGTTCTTCAATTCCCATCATGTCAGGAACACTAAAGCCATAGATATCTGCATCAATGATTCCCACTTTTTTGCCTAAACGGCGAAGTGCGACAGCGAGGTTAACGGAGACCGTTGACTTCCCTACGCCGCCTTTTCCACTTGCAATGGCAATAAACGTCGTTTTGCTGCCTTTACCTAAAATACTTTGACCGCCTGCTTGATCAGGCAGTCCGCCAAGCTTGTCCACTTCTTCTTGGGTAAGCGGTTCAAAGCGTAAACCTACAGAGCCTGCCCCGTTTGCTTTTAGCTTTTGCACAATCTCCTGCTGGACCTTCATTTGTTCAGCCGTTTGTGTCTTTGCCAGAGCAATTTTCAGACTGACAAAATCATCCGAAATTTTCATTTCCCGAATAGCATTCGTTTCCACAATGTTTTTATGTAAATGGGGGTCATTAACCGTTTTCAGAACTTCAAGTACGCCCTCTTGTGTCAACATATCGCACAGACCTCCTATATCCCAAATAATAAATCTATTAAATTATAACAAACAACGCTTTTAAAAGCACAGACGAAGCTTATTCTATAGCCATTCTTTACAAAAGTCTTACCATTTTTGTAAAAATGCATACGACTAACACCTATTCCCCGTTCCTGGGGGCACCGCTTTTTTCGTGGGTAAACGTGGCTAGCACACCACTCTCCTTGCGATCACCGCTTTTTTCTTGCACAAACATGCTTTGCGCGTTGGGCCGACGCCTGTGCCTTTAGAAATTTTTAAAGCCCCTGACATCCGCCCAAGAAAATTGCCTAGAAATACATAGCATAATCTATAAAAAGAAATTTAGGAGGACATGACTTGATGACTCATTTTATTTATCCAGCGGAGTTAAGGGCTTTTCCAGGAGTCGGGTATCCTCTTGGCGGCTTATACCCTCGTCCATTTTGGTATGGCGGGTATGGGATTCCCCACTATGGCCACCCATGGCATCACCACTTCCATGGTTACCCTTATTTTCCATACTAAAAGGTGCAAAAAAACATGTGCTAACTTTAGCACATGTTTTTTAATTGAAACGGGAGATCCGTCCCTGCGTTTCATTTTGGTGGGGTTTTTTCGTTTGTATAGTAACGCATGATGCCGTTGTAGATGGCGCCTGCGATTTTTTTCTGATAGGCGGCGGTCTTCATTAGATTTCTTTCGTCTGGGTTGGTGATAAAGCCCACTTCAACAAGTGCTGAGGGGATTTTGGAAGCCTTAAGAAGATAAATACTGCTTGTGGCACTGGCTGAGCGGTTGGTATTCCCCAATTGTGTTCTGAAGGAATCCTGAAGAAAGCTGGCGAATTCTTCATTACTCTCTGATTTGGGATCGTAGAAGGTTTGAGCGCCATGCCAGGTTTCGGATGGGCTGGCATTTAAATGAACACTCACGAACAAATCTCCATCTGAATTGTTAATAAAGGTCGCGCGACGCTGTAAATCAACGGCTTTCCGTGCGCTGTAGCCCTTTTGATCCGGATCGGCTAAGTCGGAATCCCCTTCCCTCGTCATGAGAACAAGTGCCCCTTGTTCTTGGAGGTAGTCCTTAAGGTATTTAGTG
This region includes:
- the cwlD gene encoding N-acetylmuramoyl-L-alanine amidase CwlD yields the protein MKSRSRRWIIIAGILLLIIILNYEILSRYSWSHWNMPLSGRVIVLDAGHGAPDGGADYGNLYEKDIALKITKYLKDYLQEQGALVLMTREGDSDLADPDQKGYSARKAVDLQRRATFINNSDGDLFVSVHLNASPSETWHGAQTFYDPKSESNEEFASFLQDSFRTQLGNTNRSASATSSIYLLKASKIPSALVEVGFITNPDERNLMKTAAYQKKIAGAIYNGIMRYYTNEKTPPK
- a CDS encoding polysaccharide deacetylase family protein, with the translated sequence MPFVWILNGRKIKRVLFIFVTAFFAALIAFVQHQQIAVFSASAQPQAISSVQTSKSQVALTFDLSWGDVQIEPILKVLKENHTKATFFISGEWADRHQDLIKELKTDGFEIESHGMTHDTSYTTLKPNEIKRDLSLANESLTKAGADTPKFVRPPLGAVNETTVQSAAEMNQQVIMWNIDPQDYTNPGYKAIVESVMNNAKKGSIIRLHASDSARQTDRALPLIIKGLEEKGYSLVTLSTLISDSKSTSNVIN
- a CDS encoding Mrp/NBP35 family ATP-binding protein, with amino-acid sequence MLTQEGVLEVLKTVNDPHLHKNIVETNAIREMKISDDFVSLKIALAKTQTAEQMKVQQEIVQKLKANGAGSVGLRFEPLTQEEVDKLGGLPDQAGGQSILGKGSKTTFIAIASGKGGVGKSTVSVNLAVALRRLGKKVGIIDADIYGFSVPDMMGIEERPKVANKRILPVERFGVKVISMGFFVEDNSPVIWRGPMLGKMLNNFFGEVDWGDLDYLLLDLPPGTGDVAMDIHSMIPQCKEIIVTTPHPTAAFVAARAGAMAVKTEHEILGVIENMSYFESKKTGEREYVFGEGGGEKLSEVLGTELLGQIPLGQPDAEAEVFAPSVYAGEHTIGKIYLEIASRIIEKL
- a CDS encoding KinB-signaling pathway activation protein; amino-acid sequence: MNVQKWVSFFTKTLLIGALVYFFAGLFTQWHHLSESIHKGTYLGALIQVFVLMVFGGMFSVLSQMGFFAYLTLHRIALGMFGSHSLWANVQWLLIAFAVFDLVYFRHLAFAKNGESIVSDLLLPVILLVIALVTAYYKKRATNSYAFVPTIFFMFVITTIEWLVGLFQKDFSLVCVIGLTLIACNAYQILTLHKLTVPREN
- the gerD gene encoding spore germination lipoprotein GerD; its protein translation is MNRFLTSIGMLSAFLLLLSGCASPPSSSGSAPDYSSTKKMVVDMLKSDEGKQALKDTLSSDEFKSTLVLDNQTVKQTIIDTMTSDKGKAFWESLLSDPDFSNKLAKTMASQNKALLQELMKDPTYQASMMDILKSPDMEKNYLDLMKTQPFRQQMQKTLIETVQNPLFATQLEDAMQKVIKDQLKSSQSSSKSSGSSSSS